The Vigna unguiculata cultivar IT97K-499-35 chromosome 1, ASM411807v1, whole genome shotgun sequence nucleotide sequence atgcTTTTTTCGCTCACCGTTCTTGTTCTTGTGaaaccttttctttcttttcggTTATTGTATCCCTAGCATCAGGCCCACCGTTGCGAGGCCGTTATCTCACCCTAGCACTGAGGGCAACCGTTGAACTCAGGCACACCGTCGCGCCGAAGCATCTCCGGCTTCTCCCTGAAGGTTACTTCTTGTTGCTGTATATTATTTTGTCCTTCGCTTTGTAGTTCTTCTATTCCCTGAATTTTGAACGAAGGTGTTTACTTGGTCTCTGTTTactgataaattatattttagaaacatAGTTCTTTTGGTTCCATCACTGAATGGGTGCATACTTTGTAATTCATCATTCAAGGATTATTGGAAAGTAAACGTAATATACTAGTTGTTCAATGGATGAAATATCTAATCCTCGAATACTGGAATGTTGATTACGCATTTCAAGTATTTTCTGCATGTTGAGAACGACAAGGATATTGaaattatattcaaaacttTCCCTTCATTTTCCTTTGAACGAAAGCAAGAGGTTCGTGAAAAcaataacttaattttataaatgtttgatTAGTGTTTATGTAATTGTACTACATCATAATGAATTTTGAGATAGTTAATGGATTTATAAGGGATATAGTTCATCTGATACGTTGAGATAATTGAGTAAATTCTGAAAACGATATATAGCTTTGGAATCAAATGGATTGTTTATGCATGACAAAAAGGTTCAAGATAAGTGAATCAATTAAATGGGAAGTGTTCCAATTTAAAAAGAGCAGAAAATATAACTTAAAGAGAAACCACTAAAAACAAAATCCTTGACCAGAAAATCTCACAGGAAAAACTCCTAGAAGGTTAATCCTTAGTTAAAAATTATGGTTAAGTAAAGTCTTTCTCGAAAATATCATTCCAGGATTCAAGCCTTGACATGGTTAGGTAAAGTCTTCTTAGAATCTATACTTCCATTGCGATCAATTCATTTAGtcatctattcttttatcttcattttttttatctgcaTAAAGGTAAAGTTATCTCTATTTAGTTTTCACGGATAGAAATATAGAATTCTGTTGCAACCTAGGCACTCAGATCTTTTGGTTTGGTACTTTTAGAAATCTGAACTTCAAAACACTTTGTAATTGATTGTTCGTTTTCCCTTGATATATAGCAAGCATTTGCTCACTGCTTATTACTTATATAATAAGAGTGTTCTAAGCGGGAAGTAGTTGATCTTCCACAATACTGTTTATTAggctttttaattttattgtgttATATGTGACCCACTTGTTGCTTACCAATTACTGACCCAACCGTTCATTACCCACTGTTATTTTGGTTTtgctttttaatcttttttctcCTCTTCTTGCCTTCTGCATGGGAAGAAGATTTCTAATTCTACATATGTAATTAAACAAAGAGTTTAAACTACTTCCACCCATTCTATTATATACTCAGCTAGCCAGCCCACAATAATATTCAGGGTCCTTTGtcaaaataaagatttttttttttctgttccaCCATTCAAGGTAAAGTCATTTGTTGCTTTATGATGATCTAGTATAACTTTGTCTAGAATTTCAACTTTGGCAAACTGATGTAAGATTCACTACCAAACAACTAGAAGAGTAAATGAAAAGCAATTTGGCAATACTAATTCAAATTGCATACGTTACAGAGAATTTCAGCGCATGATAGGGCAGGTCTATGCATGTTAAATGTAAGAACATGTATAAAACATTTACGAATGCACACCAAATCTAATGGCTTCAGCTTTAGGGTAGGTTGGTTCGTGACAGTATGGATATCTGTCTCATTCTTTGCTTCTACTTAGTTTTCTGTCTTTGTTGCCTCTTTTACTGTCACTATTTTTGATTCACATTTCTGTTCACTTATACCATTTAAAGTAATGATCTTCCAATGCTTACTAAACCGGTTATACTTGTCCAAAACTCATTACAACTAAACACCTTGTTTATATAACCCGTACCAAAGTTTTTTGCTGCCCGCGTTCAGTTAGAATTGAACTGGCAAAGAAATTATTTGAGATTCTGCATTGGAtcaatatttgaatattgctaTTTCTTTAGTAGGAGAAACCAGACGAACTCAATTTTGTTGCTTCTAATGTCCACCCAACCCCACCCAAATTTTGCGCTTTATGTTAAAATTGTATTAAGATGTATTTTTtgataattcaattatttaattttgtgtttgtttgttgcTTTATTGCAGAAGCAAAGGAGAAAGTCCCTTTTTGTTACTTCCTTCTCTCTCTAGTGTCTCACAAATGAAGATGTATGTTTCCCCAGTGttgtttgttttcaaattaatacACTATTTTCAATTGAACCTTTCCCTTATCTATTGGCATATGGCTGATGTTTACTAACTTTGTCATAGCTTAGAGGCCAATGCTGGTGCACTAACAAATTTTGAGGTCCTTGATTTCTTACGAGCTAAAGGAGCTTCAAAGGATCCAACAAGGGTTATTGCCAAAGTAGAGCAGTCTGAATACAAGGTTAGGTTtgcttttttctaatttttttaagttctaTTGGTAGATGAATCTCCTGCATATCTAACAGGTTTATGATTATTTGGTTGACACTGCTGCCTCTGATCAAACAAGAGAGAGCATCAACGAGTTTTTGACTAGTATTAAACGGCATGATCTTGCAAAAGCCGAGGTTCTGAACATATTAAACACTAGGCCAGCTGCTGAAGTTGAATTATTCCCTGTaagtatcaaaattttaattttcccacTTATTTTACACTAAACCATGTAGTTAGAAGCTATTAGCTCTGTAATGTGTTTATGTTATTTGCCTTCAGCTTTGAAGTATGAGGTATGAAGTGttgaattttaacttttaagctGTGATGTAACTTGTCAACTCTAGCATATAAGCATCAAACAATTCTGATAAGCTTGGTGAACTTTTAAATCTCTCTGTTTTGCTACCTTAGGGAACTTTTACTTACCACAAGCTTCACTCATTTAAGGGGATGATGGAGTATATTATTGGacatttttaactt carries:
- the LOC114192424 gene encoding DNA-directed RNA polymerase III subunit RPC9-like translates to MKILEANAGALTNFEVLDFLRAKGASKDPTRVIAKVEQSEYKVYDYLVDTAASDQTRESINEFLTSIKRHDLAKAEVLNILNTRPAAEVELFPIIESCEGRFPDEEVTEIVELVTRTLPPPPSMKQEEITKGDEETATLKNENDEVIQDPMDTR